A genomic region of Bernardetia sp. ABR2-2B contains the following coding sequences:
- a CDS encoding TatD family hydrolase, whose translation MNFIDTHAHLYDKKFKPDWNELVDRLDDTGIERVYLPNIDHASIEPMFEIEQKDKQRFIPMMGLHPCSVKKDFEKELYLVEEWLGKRKFSAVGEIGLDLYWDKTFFEQQKEAFEIQISWAKKFNIPIAIHTRESTDEALDILENLKDENLKGVFHCFGGTLEQAERIQNLNFLMGIGGVVTYKNGGLDKVLPSVDLKHLILETDAPYLSPVPHRGKRNESSYIPIIAKKIAEIKNLTIKEVAEKTTQNAKELFGK comes from the coding sequence ATGAATTTTATAGATACACACGCTCATTTATACGATAAAAAATTTAAACCAGATTGGAATGAACTAGTCGACAGACTTGATGATACAGGAATAGAACGAGTTTATTTGCCAAATATTGACCACGCTTCTATCGAACCTATGTTTGAAATTGAGCAAAAAGATAAACAAAGGTTTATTCCTATGATGGGTCTGCATCCTTGTTCGGTCAAGAAAGATTTTGAAAAAGAGCTTTATCTTGTAGAAGAATGGCTGGGTAAACGCAAATTTTCGGCTGTTGGAGAAATTGGATTAGATTTATATTGGGACAAGACCTTTTTCGAACAGCAAAAAGAAGCCTTCGAAATTCAGATTTCTTGGGCTAAAAAATTCAATATTCCGATTGCCATTCATACGAGAGAATCAACTGATGAAGCCTTAGATATTTTGGAAAACCTGAAAGATGAAAACCTAAAAGGTGTCTTTCATTGTTTTGGAGGAACATTAGAACAAGCCGAGAGAATCCAAAATCTAAACTTTTTGATGGGAATTGGTGGAGTGGTTACTTATAAAAATGGAGGACTAGATAAAGTATTGCCAAGCGTAGATTTGAAGCATTTGATTTTAGAAACTGATGCACCTTATCTTTCGCCTGTTCCACACCGAGGAAAACGAAATGAAAGTAGTTATATTCCTATTATTGCAAAGAAAATCGCTGAAATAAAAAACCTTACTATAAAAGAAGTAGCCGAAAAAACTACTCAAAATGCTAAGGAATTATTTGGGAAATAG